The proteins below are encoded in one region of Telopea speciosissima isolate NSW1024214 ecotype Mountain lineage chromosome 10, Tspe_v1, whole genome shotgun sequence:
- the LOC122643672 gene encoding probable pectate lyase 18, producing the protein MRYAWTLILYILFHILLKPRNSPRAQPKNTHPCKTGNPIDDCWRCDPEWHNYTNRKILADCAVGFGRNATGGRDGEFYVVTDPENDDPIDPIPGTLRYAVIQEEPLWIIFEGDMVIRLKDELLFNSFKTIDGRGAKVEIAGGPCITLSYVTNVIIHGIHIHHCKPGGNAMVRKSPNQYGWRNISDGDGISIFSSAHVWIDHCTLSHCHDGLIDVTYGSTSITISNNYMAYHDEVMLMGHSDDFLLDKNMQVTIAFNYFGEGLVQRIPRCRHGYFHIVNNLYSGWEMYAIGGSANPTINSQGNYFIAPNSNSTKEVTRRINSLENEWKEWNWRSIGDLMLNGAFFTSSGNNNSQNYVKASSMFARPASLLTTLNVTAGVLSCQIGYIC; encoded by the exons atgag gTATGCCTGGACGTTAATCCTGTACAtcctttttcatattttactaAAACCCAGGAACTCACCAAGAGCACAACCAAAGAATACACACCCATGCAAGACTGGCAACCCCATCGATGACTGTTGGAGATGCGACCCCGAGTGGCACAACTACACTAACCGGAAAATACTTGCAGATTGCGCTGTTGGGTTTGGCCGTAACGCGACCGGTGGCCGTGACGGTGAGTTCTACGTGGTGACCGACCCAGAAAACGATGACCCTATCGACCCAATTCCCGGTACGTTACGATATGCAGTCATCCAAGAAGAACCCTTATGGATCATCTTTGAAGGTGATATGGTCATTAGACTAAAAGATGAACTCCTTTTTAACTCATTCAAAACCATAGATGGAAGAGGAGCTAAAGTGGAAATAGCAGGTGGACCTTGTATTACACTATCTTATGTAACTAATGTTATCATACATGGAATCCACATCCATCATTGTAAGCCAGGAGGGAATGCCATGGTTAGGAAGTCACCTAATCAGTATGGATGGAGGAATATCTCTGATGGAGATGGGATTTCAATCTTTAGCTCTGCTCATGTATGGATAGATCACTGCACTCTCTCTCATTGCCATGATGGGCTCATTGATGTCACTTATGGATCTACTTCCATTACCATCTCCAACAATTATATGGCTTACCATGATGAAGTTATGCTTATGGGTCATAGTGATGACTTTCTTCTTGATAAGAATATGCAGGTTACCATTGCTTTCAATTACTTTGGAGAAGGCCTAGTTCAAAGAATCCCcag GTGTAGACACGGATATTTTCATATTGTAAACAATTTATATAGTGGTTGGGAGATGTATGCAATCGGTGGAAGTGCCAATCCAACGATCAACAGTCAAGGGAATTACTTCATCGCACCCAATAGCAATTCCACCAAGGaa GTAACTAGAAGAATAAACTCATTAGAGAATGAATGGAAGGAATGGAACTGGAGATCAATTGGGGATCTGATGCTAAATGGAGCATTCTTTACGTCTTCTGGCAACAACAATTCACAGAACTATGTAAAGGCTTCAAGCATGTTTGCAAGGCCAGCTTCACTTCTAACCACTCTTAATGTAACTGCAGGGGTTCTCAGTTGTCAAATAGGATATATTTGCTAA
- the LOC122644170 gene encoding protein TIC 20-v, chloroplastic gives MAIASLLSLSVGRHTFCPNSHSPSSTSSLKHACIFTLVNTKKKPRCSNGSKKPISAQSNGNNSADGQDRIISAVCYFYPFFDGIQYGKYVITQFSPIQVLIQPLVPAIRVFKSFPFNGFLVFLTLYFVVVRNPNFSRYVRFNTMQAIVLDVLLIFPDLLERSFNPREGFGLDLLMSLDSTVFLYLLVCLIYGSTSCLLGQLPRLPIVAEAAERQVP, from the coding sequence ATGGCCATCGCTTCTCTTCTATCCCTCTCAGTTGGCCGTCACACCTTCTGTCCCAATTCCCACTCACCGTCTTCTACATCTTCTCTCAAACACGCTTGCATATTCACTCTCGTCAACACTAAAAAGAAACCCAGATGCTCTAATGGATCCAAGAAGCCTATCTCCGCCCAATCCAATGGAAACAACTCCGCTGACGGCCAGGATCGCATAATCTCGGCAGTATGCTACTTCTACCCGTTCTTTGATGGAATCCAATACGGAAAGTATGTTATTACCCAGTTTTCTCCCATTCAGGTTCTTATACAACCTTTGGTTCCTGCAATTCGGGTCTTCAAGAGCTTCCCCTTTAATGGGTTTTTGGTGTTCTTGACACTTTACTTTGTTGTGGTTAGAAACCCCAACTTCAGTAGATATGTTAGGTTTAATACTATGCAAGCTATAGTGCTTGATGTGCTGTTAATCTTCCCTGATCTTTTAGAGAGGAGCTTTAATCCAAGGGaaggttttgggttggatttgCTGATGAGCTTAGATAGTACTGTGTTCTTGTATCTTCTGGTGTGTTTGATTTATGGGTCAACTTCTTGCTTATTGGGTCAGCTGCCCAGGCTACCCATTGTGGCAGAAGCCGCTGAGAGGCAAGTTCCTTGA